The DNA region CCTGTCGTTACCGCTGATCGGTCGGTTCATTCGTTGGCGTCACTCCCGACTAGTCTTTCAGCTTCCCGTGTTCTTTGTCAGCCTCGTAATGATCGCGCATGCTTTTTGGGGTCCGCAATTGGCACCCAAAAATTTGGCAGCATTGCTCACGTGGGTTCATTTTCGGGGGCTAGTCGTCTTGGTCATTCTGCTAGCCGGAAACCTGTTCTGCTTGTCCTGCCCGTTCGTCTTGGTACGTGACGTTGCGAGAAAAATTCACGCCCCGCGGTTACGATGGCCGCAATGGCTAAGCAACAAATGGCCTGCGGCAGCGTTGTTCGTGACGGTTCTGTTTACTTACGAGCTGTTCGATCTTTTTTCCGAGCCCTGGTGGACGGGAATGTTGATCGTCGGCTATTTCACGTTGGCGTTGTTGATAGACACTCTTTTTAAAAGGGCCTCATTTTGTAAGTTTGTTTGTCCGATTGGACAATTCAATTTTTTGAGCGCGACATTATCCCCATTGGAAGTTGCCGTCGCTTCGCCGAGCGTCTGTGACGGTTGTAAATCGAAAGATTGTATTCGCGGGCGTAGGGAGGCGATCGAACGGGACTGTTCTGGCCTTCCCGTGATTCGCCGCGGCTGTGAACTCAATCTCTTTCAGCCTCGAAAGGTCGGCAACCTTGATTGCACTTTTTGTTTGGATTGTGTCTACGCATGTCCGGAAGATAACGTCGGTATCTTTTCTCGACTTCCCGGTGAAGAGTTAGCGATGACCGGATCCCGATCGGGCATTGGGATGCCGGAACAGCGAAATGACTTTGCCGGATTGACGGTTATCTTCACGTTCGGGGCAATCTTAAATGCCTTTGCGATGATCAGCCCTGTGTACGCACTGGAAAACGCAATCGCAAAGTCGACCGGACTTACAGTGGAATGGCCGATCTTGGCGGCGATCTTTGCATGCCTACTTGTCATCGAACCAGCATTGTTACTGTTCGGGGCAGCCGCGATCAGTCGGCGACTATCACAATCCACCGATTCTCTCTGGGGAATCGTCAAACAATACGCGCCGTCACTGCTTCCGATCGGCTTCGGCATTTGGTTGGCCCACTACGGATTTCATTTCTTCACCGGACTACTGACGGTAATCCCGGTCTCGCAAAACGCCGCAAAGCAGGCTTTTGGTAGTCCTTGGCTGGGCACCCCGCAATGGCAACTCGGTGGGTTACCAGAGTCGATCGTTTACCCAATCGAATTGGGCTTCCTATCGCTTGGTCTTCTCGGCTCGTGGATGGTCACCTGGACAATTACACAAAGAACGAACATCAAGTTAGAGCGGACTGGCACTACCCGCGAAATAATGAGTTCACCTGTGTATCCCAAGTCGACCATGGCAACCTTGATACCGTGGGCTGTTCTGCATTTCCTCCTGTTCGCTTCAGCGGTTTGGATCATGAACCAACCGATGGATATGCGTGGGACCTTCCTCGGAGGTTAGATAGATGATAAAGCAAGTCGCAATTCAGCTCTTCGTAATTGGTACGTTCTCCCTTGGGAGTATGACGTACGTTAATCGAGCGGCGGCGCACGAAGGGCCACCGTTTCCGATCATCGTTGACGAACCGATCGGACAATGGAGAGTCTCCGTTTGGACCGACCCAGATATCGGCGACGCGCGTTTTTTTGTCATCGTAGAGAACTCACACGGTGAACTTCCACGCACGGTTCCTGCCGTCGAACTTTGGACCCAACCGGTAAGCAAAAGACTCGATCGGGTCAGCTACCACGCCAAGAAACAAGCACTGCGAAATCGCGTCCAGTTTTTTGCAAAGCCGACGTTTGACATGCGGGATTTTTGGACGGTCGGCATTCGCCTGATTGATTCAAAGGGTGTTGCCAAACAGCTTACGGCGGAAGTCGAATCGACCCCGCCTGGGCAGGGAATTTGGGATCTCGCAATCTACCTTTTCCCCTTCTTATTGATTGGTGGAGTCTGGATTTTCGCGATGGTTCGAAGAATGAAGCAATACCGTGAGTACGCAGCCAATAGACAAGATCAGTCGGGCATTCATCAGTCAGACGCTCATCCGCGTCTTGAAGAGAAAAAATGCAGAGTGATGGTCGACGATCAAATTCGGATCGTTGGAGGGACACAATGATAACGAAAACACCATCGCGTAAAGATGCCGTCTTCATCGTAGTTGTGATTGCAGCGGTCGCGTCAATACTGGGTATCACCGTGTATTGGTTCGCGCCACGATCCGCCGAAAATACCGGTGGTATCCCGGCGGACGAAGCTACGGTCGTTGGCTTTTCAGTTGCCCTCGCCGCACTCGACGTAGAAGAAAACGAACGAGCCGTCAAAATCCTATCCCAGCTTGTCACAGATCAACCGGACGAGCCCGCGCTGTGGGCGAACCTTGCTGTCGCACAACTTCGTTTGAATGACACCGTGGCCGCAGCCGATTCTCTCAACAACGCGTTAAGAATTTCACCCGAATCAGGAGAGCTACTTCGATTGAAAGCCGAGGTGCTCGAGGCATCGGGTGACATTGCGTTAGCGATCGCTGCACTTCGCGAACTTCATCAAAGATGGCCAGACAATATTCGCGTCGCCTTTCACCTCAGCACATTGCTCGGCCAAGTCAACGATCAAGATGCTGATAACGAACGGTTGCAATTGTTGTCCGAGATTTTGAAAACGCATCCGAACAATCTGCGCGTCCGGTGTGAGTACGCACGACTTGCAGCGACAAACGGAGATGTCGAATCGTTGAACCAAGCGATCAAGACGTTTCAGCAGATGAGCGATTCGTGGCCACCCGAAATGGCCGAGCAGTTGCAGCAGGCCATCAATGCGATTGAGGAAGATGATCTGCGTCAAACCGCCGTTCGGTTAACCTTCCTTGAAAACCTTAGCAAGCCAAGTCGGGACTATCAGCGTAGCTTGAATGAACTTGGAATTCTCTCGATCGCCGCAGTCGGGACACCTTTACGATCGTTTTTAGCCCTCCAATGGCCGGACGCCCAATCGGCACCATCCGATCTGTCGATGGGCTTTGAATTCTCTGAACCGCTTGGAAAAGCAGCGCGGCCTGATTTCGTCCTTGCTGTGGAGCAACCGGGTGAGCGATGCTCAACCCTTTTGTCGCTTACCCGTGACACCCTCCACATCGGCGAGTCGGCCGCGCTGCCGTTTCCAGGAATCGTAGATGAATCTTCCAACAACAGCGTTTGCTGGGCCGATCTGAACAATGATTTTCGGCATGATCTGATTTTAGCAGGTAGCCAAGGCTGTCGTGTATTCCTCGACACTGGCACGGGCGACTATGAATCGAAAGAACTGGCCCCCGATTCGAAAAACTACCCATGGAAGTCCGCATGGGTCAGCGACGTTGATGCGGATGGCGATCTCGACGTCCTACTGAGCGATCATGAGTCACAACTTCGCTGTTTGCAGAACGACGGTAACGCGACGTTCAGTGTCGTGAAACGAATCATCGATCTGTCTGGTGTCGTCGAACTATATGAATTTGACTTTGATCAAGACGGCGATCTCGATCTCGTCACGTTAGACCGAAACGGAATTTTGGCAATAGTGATGAACCTTCGTGAGGGCAAGTTTGAGATCCAAAAAACGATCACCGATGAAACTTTTGCGGCGATTTCCATCGGGGATCACAACACCGATGGAATATTCGAGATCATAGCGGCAACCCGATTGGGATCCGTTGTCGCCTACCAGTTCATCGGAAGCTCATGGAAAGCACGATCGTTGATCGAAAACATGCATGGTGAGGATAAGCTTGAAGTTGATTCAATCTTCTTCTTAGCGAACGCGGATCTAGACAACAACGGCGCGGTCGATGTGGTCTGCTCTGTTTCAGGGAAAACTCACATCTGGCTACAAAGCCATTCCGACTCGTATCAGCGTTTAGACCAAGTACTCGAGATGCAAGTCAGCTCGGTCGCCGACCATAACTGCGACGGCCTATTGGACCTGATCGGCAGGAACTCGCAATCTGCGGTCGTGGCGATCAACCAAAGTCGTGCGGGGTATGGTTGGCATACCATTGAACCGCGTGCGAACATGGCTGCCGGTGACAAGCGATTTAACACGTTCGGGATTGGCGGTAACATTGAAATCCGCGCCGGACACCTTGTTCAGTCGAGAATGATTCGCTCGCCTCGAGTGCATTTCGGCTTAGGCGGCCACTCGCAAATCGATGTAGCTCGTTTGATTTGGCCCAACGGAACCAGTCAAGCCGAATTCAATTTGAAGCAAGGCTCAATCACCACGGCCGAACAACGACTAAAAGGTTCCTGTCCTTGGGTATTCACCTACGACGGAAAAGATTTCCGCTTCATAAAAGACTTCCTTTGGCGTTCTCCTTTGGGTCTGAAGATCAACGGACAAGAAACAGCCGGAATCACACAAACGGAAGATCGGATCAAGATCCCACGTGAGTATCTAAAGTCGACCGACGGGCATTATGACATCCGAATCACGGCCGAACTTTGGGAAACTCATTTTTTCGATCACGTCGCACTCCTGAAAGTTGAGCATCCCCAAGAGACGGAAATTTTTGTTGATGAGTGCTTCGCACCGAAGCGTCCCCCACACCAAGAGATTTTCGTCGGATCGGCTTCACAACCCCTCGTTTCACCGATCAATCAAGATGGTCTGCCGATGGGCACGGTCTTATCAAAGATCGACGGACGGTACGCAAGCGACTTTGATTTGGGGCCCTGCCAAGGGGTGGCCCAAGATCACTGGATCGAATTCCAGTTCCCCGCATCAATCAGCTCGGAAAAGCAAATTCTGCTAGTCGGCCATGGATGGATCTATCCTACCGACAGCTCATTGAACGTCGCGATCGCGCAGCAAAACAGTGTTAAACCGATGGGACTTGTGCTTGAGCGAAAAACCGAAAAGGGACAATGGGAAATGGTCTGTGACGAAATCGGGTTTCCCGCTGGTAAAAACAAAGATGTCGTGATTGAGATGGATGGTCAACAACTGACAAGCTCTGTTCGCTATCGGTTACGAACGAATATGGAAATCTATTGGGACTCATTGCGATGGTCGTTCAGACTACCGGATGAAAAGATAACGATTTCTCGGTTGGAGCTAGAAGACGCCAAGTTGCTTTACCGTGGGTTTTCGAAACTTGAACCCATGGATCGCCGACGTCCCGATACACCGATTTATCAAGTCGACCAACGTGAACAACGATGGCTGGATCTTCAAGGGTATCACACGCGGCACGGCGATGTTCGTCCGTTGCTCGACCAAATCGATGATCGCTATGTAATCATGAATGCTGGCGATGAGCTGCGTTTCCAATTTGCCGATCCCACTGGGCACGCTTCGCATGACGACGCACAAACGGTGCATGACTTCATCCTGATCGGGGACGGTTGGGTGAAAGACGGAGATTTCAATACCGCCTTCTCCAAGACCGTTCGTCCTTTGCCCTCGCATCATGCTCCAGGCGACCCGGCTGAGCTATCT from Roseiconus lacunae includes:
- a CDS encoding CRTAC1 family protein, with protein sequence MITKTPSRKDAVFIVVVIAAVASILGITVYWFAPRSAENTGGIPADEATVVGFSVALAALDVEENERAVKILSQLVTDQPDEPALWANLAVAQLRLNDTVAAADSLNNALRISPESGELLRLKAEVLEASGDIALAIAALRELHQRWPDNIRVAFHLSTLLGQVNDQDADNERLQLLSEILKTHPNNLRVRCEYARLAATNGDVESLNQAIKTFQQMSDSWPPEMAEQLQQAINAIEEDDLRQTAVRLTFLENLSKPSRDYQRSLNELGILSIAAVGTPLRSFLALQWPDAQSAPSDLSMGFEFSEPLGKAARPDFVLAVEQPGERCSTLLSLTRDTLHIGESAALPFPGIVDESSNNSVCWADLNNDFRHDLILAGSQGCRVFLDTGTGDYESKELAPDSKNYPWKSAWVSDVDADGDLDVLLSDHESQLRCLQNDGNATFSVVKRIIDLSGVVELYEFDFDQDGDLDLVTLDRNGILAIVMNLREGKFEIQKTITDETFAAISIGDHNTDGIFEIIAATRLGSVVAYQFIGSSWKARSLIENMHGEDKLEVDSIFFLANADLDNNGAVDVVCSVSGKTHIWLQSHSDSYQRLDQVLEMQVSSVADHNCDGLLDLIGRNSQSAVVAINQSRAGYGWHTIEPRANMAAGDKRFNTFGIGGNIEIRAGHLVQSRMIRSPRVHFGLGGHSQIDVARLIWPNGTSQAEFNLKQGSITTAEQRLKGSCPWVFTYDGKDFRFIKDFLWRSPLGLKINGQETAGITQTEDRIKIPREYLKSTDGHYDIRITAELWETHFFDHVALLKVEHPQETEIFVDECFAPKRPPHQEIFVGSASQPLVSPINQDGLPMGTVLSKIDGRYASDFDLGPCQGVAQDHWIEFQFPASISSEKQILLVGHGWIYPTDSSLNVAIAQQNSVKPMGLVLERKTEKGQWEMVCDEIGFPAGKNKDVVIEMDGQQLTSSVRYRLRTNMEIYWDSLRWSFRLPDEKITISRLELEDAKLLYRGFSKLEPMDRRRPDTPIYQVDQREQRWLDLQGYHTRHGDVRPLLDQIDDRYVIMNAGDELRFQFADPTGHASHDDAQTVHDFILIGDGWVKDGDFNTAFSKTVRPLPSHHAPGDPAELSRLDQDPVFQRHASDWQTFHTRYVSPASFHNKLRRLGDLDANIPQE